The Barnesiella intestinihominis YIT 11860 genome includes a window with the following:
- a CDS encoding alpha/beta hydrolase, with amino-acid sequence MKKIFIALGLSMILASCRNSGNVLQISEQGSFAVGGTILTDSLGHTYHGDHAYVFYQKPVHARKYPLVFAHGVGQFSKTWETTPDGREGFQNIFLRRSFSTYLVDQPRRGNAGRSTETVTLSPVFDEEEWFNRFRIGIYPDYFKGVQFSRDKETLNQFFRQMTPNIGSVDFEVYSDAYAALFDKIGPAIFVTHSQGGPVGWRTLLKTDNIKAIVAYEPGGGIPFPKGQVPEEGKILTLSKKTEGIEVSMSDFMKYMEIPIIVYYGDNLPETNERPELYEWTRRLHLMRKWAALLNKHGGDVTVIHLPEIGLYGNTHFPFSDLNNVEVANHLSKWLHEKGLD; translated from the coding sequence ATGAAGAAGATATTTATCGCATTGGGCTTGTCTATGATATTGGCGTCCTGCCGCAATAGTGGTAATGTATTGCAGATTTCCGAACAAGGCAGCTTCGCCGTGGGAGGAACGATACTTACCGACTCGTTGGGACATACTTATCATGGCGACCATGCTTATGTATTTTATCAGAAACCCGTCCACGCACGAAAATATCCGCTCGTTTTCGCCCACGGCGTAGGACAGTTTTCCAAAACGTGGGAAACCACGCCCGATGGACGAGAGGGATTTCAAAATATCTTCTTGCGACGTAGTTTCTCGACCTACCTTGTCGACCAGCCTCGGCGTGGCAATGCAGGGCGTAGTACCGAAACCGTTACCCTATCTCCTGTCTTTGATGAAGAAGAATGGTTCAACCGTTTCCGGATAGGAATATACCCCGATTATTTCAAGGGTGTACAGTTCAGCCGTGACAAAGAGACCCTTAACCAATTCTTTCGCCAAATGACACCCAATATCGGCTCGGTAGATTTCGAAGTCTATTCCGACGCCTATGCCGCCTTATTCGATAAAATAGGTCCTGCAATCTTCGTCACTCATTCACAAGGCGGTCCGGTCGGGTGGCGCACGCTACTCAAAACCGACAATATCAAGGCGATTGTGGCTTACGAGCCGGGCGGAGGTATTCCTTTCCCGAAGGGACAAGTCCCCGAAGAGGGCAAGATACTGACCCTATCGAAAAAAACGGAGGGCATAGAAGTATCTATGTCCGACTTTATGAAATATATGGAAATCCCGATAATCGTTTATTACGGCGATAATCTGCCCGAAACAAATGAACGTCCCGAACTCTACGAATGGACACGACGCCTGCACCTGATGCGGAAATGGGCAGCTTTACTCAATAAACATGGTGGCGATGTGACAGTTATACATTTACCCGAAATAGGTCTGTACGGCAACACTCATTTCCCGTTCTCCGACCTGAACAATGTGGAGGTAGCAAACCATCTATCGAAGTGGCTGCATGAGAAAGGGCTGGATTGA